A single Thermoanaerobacterium sp. RBIITD DNA region contains:
- a CDS encoding MerR family transcriptional regulator, translating to MKISEVMEITKLTKKAINYYEDEGLIKPDINPDNNYREYSQSDVDKLIQIATLRQLDMPVKEIKKVILNPELMKDKLKQHLMNLEDESKRIEKCKCLIKLCLDTLNITDDMSEITKNLISLKESLDMDDKAKEGFIKRQLLRIFPGNFGEILIALYSPFLNEPIDTPEKEEAWLELVNRLDNIENIEYTDEMNEIYKKINAEEFEKYKDKAKKISKKWISITDSEMDDSKEHFLKNINDINESSPEIIKMLENLMITMKDINMDKYLSVLSEDYRKYKDNWVKYNKLLNVKIDEKGNIIKAE from the coding sequence ATGAAAATAAGTGAAGTAATGGAGATCACAAAGCTCACAAAAAAGGCAATAAATTATTACGAAGATGAGGGATTGATAAAACCCGATATTAATCCAGATAATAACTATCGTGAGTATTCTCAAAGTGATGTTGACAAATTGATACAGATTGCAACTTTAAGACAATTAGATATGCCAGTAAAGGAGATAAAAAAAGTCATATTAAATCCAGAGCTAATGAAAGATAAGCTTAAACAACATCTAATGAATCTTGAAGATGAATCAAAGAGGATTGAAAAGTGTAAATGTTTGATTAAACTATGCCTCGATACATTAAATATTACTGATGATATGTCAGAGATCACAAAAAATTTGATATCTCTTAAAGAGTCTCTTGATATGGATGATAAAGCTAAAGAAGGTTTTATAAAAAGGCAATTGTTAAGAATATTCCCTGGTAATTTTGGCGAGATTTTGATTGCACTTTATAGTCCATTTCTAAATGAACCAATAGATACACCAGAAAAGGAAGAAGCATGGCTTGAATTAGTTAATCGCCTTGATAATATTGAAAATATAGAATATACAGATGAAATGAATGAAATATATAAAAAGATAAATGCAGAAGAATTTGAAAAATATAAAGATAAAGCAAAAAAGATATCAAAGAAGTGGATATCTATCACTGACTCGGAAATGGATGATTCAAAAGAACATTTTTTAAAGAACATAAACGATATAAATGAATCTTCACCAGAAATTATAAAGATGCTGGAGAATTTGATGATTACGATGAAAGATATAAATATGGATAAGTACTTGAGCGTGCTTAGCGAAGATTACCGTAAGTATAAAGATAATTGGGTTAAGTATAATAAATTATTAAATGTCAAAATTGATGAAAAAGGAAATATAATTAAAGCTGAATAG
- a CDS encoding GNAT family N-acetyltransferase: protein MQIQVIEDYEIFKKLIKLNWGSEIIVVHNTVYKPEDLKGFFAYDEDGNVIGMIGHIIKNNECEIVILESFKQNAGIGTALINKIEEIAKKEGCDRIWLITTNDNLNALGFYQKKGFKIKAVYPGVIDEARKIKPEIPLIADNGIPIRDEIELEKSIG, encoded by the coding sequence ATGCAAATTCAGGTGATTGAGGATTATGAAATATTTAAAAAACTCATAAAGCTAAACTGGGGTTCTGAAATTATTGTCGTACATAATACTGTGTACAAGCCAGAAGATTTAAAAGGTTTTTTTGCATATGATGAAGATGGTAATGTAATAGGTATGATAGGGCATATCATAAAAAATAATGAGTGTGAAATTGTAATTCTTGAAAGTTTTAAACAAAATGCAGGTATTGGAACTGCATTAATAAATAAAATTGAGGAGATAGCCAAAAAAGAGGGATGTGATAGGATATGGCTTATAACAACAAATGACAATCTTAATGCTCTTGGATTTTATCAAAAAAAAGGATTTAAAATAAAAGCCGTTTATCCCGGAGTTATTGATGAAGCAAGAAAAATAAAACCTGAAATACCGCTTATCGCGGATAATGGAATCCCAATAAGAGATGAAATCGAACTTGAAAAAAGTATAGGATAA
- a CDS encoding ATP-dependent DNA helicase produces the protein MNKQNIKISVRDLVEFIMRCGDLNNEFVGRSNNRALEGSKIHRKIQRSQAENYQKEVTLKHNVEYSEFILTIEGRADGIYNDNDMITVDEIKTTTASLDDIDVNYNPLHLAQAKCYAYIYGMQNDLVNINVQLTYYNIDTDEIRYLKNTFSIEELKKFFDDLVRKYYDWAKLSYDWIIERNDSIKKMDFPYKDYRKGQRELAVAVYRTVERGKKLFVQAPTGIGKTISTIFPAVKAMGEELTSKIFYLTAKTITRTVAEDAFNRMKDNGLKFKTLVLTAKEKICFIEKPNCSPETCEYAEGHFDRVNDAIMDILKHEHNYSKEIIEKYAKKHRVCPFEFSLDLSLWADAVICDYNHVFDPNVSLKRFFQENNDFTLLIDEAHNLVDRSREMFSAEINKKQFLDAKKLIKDKGPKIKKVLNNINKIFLKLKKLCGDNNYYIIKDGESELFGYLRQLVNLLEEYLLKKVKIDEYENILDLYFDVLKYLKISDLYDDTYTTYVEMIGYDVKIKLFCLDPSKLLFDIMKKCKSSIFFSATMLPLKYYRSILGGNDDDYMMYLYSPFDVNNREILIADNVSTKYKDREKTYQTIVDYIDLTVNGRIGNYMVFFPSYEYMNKVYKIFRQKYPEKSIYIQESGMSDEERYDFLNLFQENNDGLIGFCVLGGVFSEGIDLKHNRLIGAIIVGVGLPQICLERNLIRDYFDRKYGLGYEFAYMYPGMNKVMQAAGRVIRTETDKGVILLIDERYSHRNYVKLFPKEWFPNMRVNIDNIGKHLDKFWSMK, from the coding sequence ATGAATAAGCAAAATATAAAGATTTCTGTTAGAGATTTGGTGGAATTTATAATGCGATGTGGTGATTTAAACAACGAATTTGTCGGAAGAAGTAATAATAGAGCATTGGAAGGTTCTAAGATACATAGAAAAATACAAAGATCTCAAGCAGAAAATTATCAAAAAGAAGTTACATTGAAGCATAATGTAGAGTATTCGGAATTCATCCTTACAATCGAAGGACGTGCAGATGGTATATATAACGATAATGATATGATTACAGTTGACGAGATTAAAACGACGACGGCATCATTAGATGATATTGATGTAAATTACAATCCTCTGCACTTAGCACAAGCTAAATGTTATGCATATATTTATGGGATGCAAAATGATTTAGTTAATATAAATGTTCAACTGACGTATTACAATATTGATACAGATGAAATCAGATATCTGAAAAATACTTTTTCAATAGAAGAATTGAAAAAATTTTTTGATGACCTTGTCCGGAAATACTATGATTGGGCGAAATTATCATATGATTGGATAATAGAAAGAAATGATTCAATAAAAAAAATGGATTTTCCATATAAAGACTACCGAAAAGGGCAGAGGGAATTAGCTGTTGCTGTATATAGGACTGTTGAAAGGGGAAAGAAACTTTTTGTACAAGCACCAACGGGTATTGGGAAAACTATATCTACTATTTTTCCAGCAGTAAAAGCTATGGGCGAAGAACTTACATCTAAGATATTTTATCTGACGGCAAAGACTATTACGAGAACAGTGGCAGAAGATGCATTTAATCGCATGAAAGATAATGGGCTGAAATTTAAGACATTGGTATTGACTGCTAAGGAAAAGATATGCTTTATTGAAAAGCCTAATTGCAGTCCCGAAACATGTGAATATGCAGAAGGACATTTTGACCGTGTTAATGATGCAATTATGGATATATTAAAACATGAACATAATTATTCAAAAGAGATAATAGAGAAATACGCAAAGAAACATCGTGTATGTCCATTTGAATTTTCCCTTGATTTATCGCTGTGGGCGGATGCTGTTATATGTGACTACAACCATGTTTTTGATCCAAACGTAAGCTTAAAAAGATTTTTTCAGGAAAATAACGATTTTACTTTGCTTATTGATGAAGCACATAACCTTGTCGACAGGTCAAGAGAGATGTTTTCAGCTGAAATTAATAAGAAGCAGTTTTTAGATGCAAAAAAATTAATTAAAGATAAAGGTCCTAAAATAAAGAAAGTTTTAAATAACATAAATAAGATATTTTTAAAGTTGAAAAAATTATGCGGCGATAATAATTATTACATTATAAAAGACGGGGAAAGCGAGTTATTTGGATATTTGAGGCAATTAGTCAATTTGCTTGAAGAATATTTATTGAAGAAGGTCAAAATCGATGAATATGAAAATATATTAGATTTGTATTTTGACGTGCTTAAATACTTAAAGATTTCTGACCTTTATGATGATACATACACAACATATGTTGAAATGATAGGTTATGATGTTAAGATAAAATTATTTTGCCTTGACCCATCAAAATTGCTTTTTGATATAATGAAGAAATGTAAATCGTCTATCTTTTTTTCTGCAACAATGTTGCCGCTTAAATATTATCGCAGTATTTTAGGCGGAAATGACGATGACTACATGATGTATCTTTATTCACCATTTGATGTAAATAATAGAGAGATATTAATTGCAGATAATGTTTCTACAAAGTATAAGGATAGAGAAAAAACATACCAGACTATAGTTGATTATATTGATTTAACTGTTAATGGAAGAATAGGAAATTATATGGTATTCTTTCCCTCTTATGAATATATGAATAAAGTATATAAAATCTTTAGGCAAAAATATCCTGAGAAAAGTATCTATATTCAGGAATCTGGTATGTCTGATGAGGAAAGATATGATTTTTTAAATCTTTTTCAAGAAAATAACGATGGGTTAATCGGGTTTTGCGTTCTCGGTGGTGTTTTTTCAGAAGGTATAGACCTTAAGCATAATAGATTGATTGGTGCTATAATTGTAGGTGTGGGATTACCACAAATATGCCTCGAAAGAAATCTTATAAGAGATTATTTCGATAGAAAATACGGGCTCGGATATGAATTTGCATACATGTATCCAGGCATGAATAAGGTTATGCAGGCAGCTGGGCGTGTTATAAGAACTGAAACCGATAAGGGTGTGATTTTGCTCATCGATGAGAGATATTCACATAGAAACTATGTTAAGCTATTTCCAAAAGAATGGTTTCCAAATATGAGGGTAAACATTGATAATATAGGGAAACATCTTGATAAATTCTGGAGCATGAAATAA
- a CDS encoding homocysteine S-methyltransferase family protein produces the protein MDIFKELLKRIIIFDGAMGTQLQERGLKTGECPEYMNISHPDVVFDIHKSYINAGADVIETNTFGANRAKLAKYGLEKETAKIIGESVRIAKNAAQEKSVALSIGPIGELLKPYGDIAFEEAYEIFKEVVIAGEQAGADIVLIETMSDMLEAKAAILAAKENTNMKVICTMTFQEDGRTLMGSDPVTVVVSLQGLGLDAIGVNCSTGPDKMVNIVEKMSTVSRIPIIAQPNAGMPAIKDGKTVYDLMPDDFASYFPELIKKGASIVGGCCGTTPEYIRLVKSVVQGFKPYVRVNKFTAVSSNAKTIFIGGDNPLRVIGERINPTGKKSLSTALKEGDISLAVDEAVRQQKSNADILDVNVGVPGIDEENIMVKAVSEIQNAVDIPLQIDSTNIKAIEKAMRILRGRPIINSVSAKEKSLREVLPIVKKYGACVVGLTVGDNGLPKNKEERLKNAKKIVETAKEYGIPKDDILIDCIVLTVSSEQEAAKETLEAIKLVKSELGVNTVIGLSNVSFGLPERKLINSAFLAMAASYGLDTAIINPCDDVMMNTLRASMVLMNKDKGCINYLKIYGSNTPVKNSSSKKDIKNEEYDKLLYNHILEGKKAKIENIVENILAEGAEPLKIVDNIIIPALKDVGDKYDKGIYFLPQLLSSAEVVQGAFKIIKERLPKGTVSKGKIILATVEGDVHDIGKNIVKVLLENYGYDVIDLGKDVKGEVILEEVKRSNVSLVGLSALMTTTLFNMEKIIKLLKQNADVKVMVGGAVLTEEYALKIGADYYGKSAQDAVRIADSFFLRDNLSCKNCG, from the coding sequence ATGGACATATTTAAAGAGCTGTTGAAACGGATAATAATTTTTGATGGAGCTATGGGAACACAACTTCAGGAAAGAGGGCTAAAAACCGGTGAATGTCCTGAGTATATGAATATATCTCATCCGGATGTTGTATTTGACATACACAAATCATATATCAATGCAGGTGCAGATGTGATAGAGACAAATACCTTTGGTGCTAATAGAGCTAAATTGGCAAAATACGGCCTTGAAAAAGAAACGGCTAAAATAATTGGTGAATCTGTCCGAATTGCCAAAAATGCAGCACAGGAGAAAAGTGTTGCACTGTCAATAGGACCTATCGGTGAACTTCTGAAACCTTACGGTGATATAGCATTTGAAGAAGCTTATGAGATTTTCAAGGAAGTTGTAATTGCAGGGGAACAGGCTGGTGCAGATATTGTTTTGATTGAAACAATGTCTGATATGCTTGAAGCAAAGGCGGCTATCCTCGCGGCAAAGGAAAATACAAACATGAAGGTAATTTGTACAATGACATTTCAAGAGGATGGAAGGACGTTAATGGGTTCAGACCCAGTAACTGTTGTTGTAAGCTTGCAAGGGTTAGGGCTTGATGCAATTGGCGTAAATTGCTCAACAGGTCCTGATAAGATGGTTAATATAGTTGAAAAAATGTCTACAGTATCACGTATCCCTATTATTGCACAGCCTAATGCAGGCATGCCAGCAATTAAAGATGGCAAGACTGTATATGATCTGATGCCTGATGACTTTGCAAGTTATTTCCCTGAACTTATTAAAAAAGGTGCATCGATAGTCGGAGGATGTTGTGGTACAACACCTGAGTATATTCGATTGGTAAAAAGTGTTGTCCAAGGTTTTAAACCATATGTACGCGTTAATAAATTTACAGCCGTATCATCAAATGCAAAGACAATTTTTATAGGTGGGGATAACCCTTTAAGGGTTATAGGTGAGCGTATCAATCCGACAGGGAAGAAAAGTTTGAGCACAGCATTAAAGGAAGGAGATATAAGCCTTGCGGTTGATGAGGCGGTAAGGCAGCAAAAATCGAATGCTGACATACTTGATGTAAATGTAGGTGTTCCAGGTATAGATGAGGAAAACATAATGGTAAAGGCTGTATCAGAGATTCAGAATGCAGTAGATATTCCATTGCAGATAGATAGTACAAATATTAAAGCAATAGAAAAGGCAATGAGGATTTTAAGGGGCAGACCTATAATTAATTCTGTAAGTGCAAAAGAAAAAAGTTTAAGAGAAGTATTGCCGATTGTCAAAAAATATGGCGCATGTGTTGTAGGGCTTACTGTAGGAGATAACGGACTTCCAAAAAATAAAGAAGAGAGATTAAAGAATGCTAAGAAAATTGTTGAAACTGCCAAAGAATATGGTATACCTAAAGATGACATTTTAATAGACTGTATAGTTTTGACAGTATCTTCAGAGCAAGAAGCGGCTAAAGAAACTTTAGAAGCTATAAAGCTTGTTAAAAGTGAATTGGGTGTAAATACCGTAATTGGCTTAAGCAATGTATCTTTTGGGCTTCCTGAAAGGAAATTAATTAATTCGGCATTTTTAGCAATGGCGGCATCCTACGGGCTTGATACTGCCATTATAAATCCATGCGATGATGTAATGATGAATACATTAAGGGCATCTATGGTATTAATGAACAAAGATAAGGGTTGCATAAATTATTTAAAAATATATGGCAGTAATACACCTGTGAAAAATTCATCTTCTAAAAAAGATATAAAAAATGAAGAGTATGACAAACTTTTATACAATCATATTTTAGAAGGTAAAAAGGCTAAAATTGAAAATATTGTTGAGAATATTTTGGCCGAAGGTGCGGAACCGCTTAAAATAGTAGATAATATTATCATACCTGCATTAAAAGATGTAGGCGACAAGTATGACAAGGGTATTTATTTTTTGCCGCAGCTTTTGAGCTCTGCAGAAGTTGTCCAGGGAGCTTTTAAGATAATAAAAGAGAGGCTGCCAAAAGGTACAGTATCTAAAGGTAAGATAATTCTTGCAACTGTAGAAGGTGATGTACACGATATAGGGAAAAACATAGTCAAGGTTCTTTTGGAAAATTATGGGTATGATGTTATTGACCTCGGTAAAGATGTGAAAGGTGAAGTAATTCTTGAAGAGGTAAAGCGTTCAAATGTATCGCTTGTGGGATTAAGCGCATTAATGACGACAACGCTTTTTAACATGGAAAAGATTATTAAGCTGCTTAAACAGAATGCGGACGTAAAGGTCATGGTAGGCGGTGCTGTCCTGACAGAAGAATATGCATTAAAGATAGGTGCTGATTATTACGGCAAAAGTGCACAAGATGCTGTAAGAATTGCAGATAGTTTTTTTTTGAGAGATAATTTAAGCTGTAAAAATTGCGGCTAA
- a CDS encoding small ribosomal subunit Rsm22 family protein, whose translation MELPKELQKAIENEAMTLTTKKLAVLVSDISSRYREGKSSTDNKFLHSRDEIIAYIVYRMPATFGTVYSALFQVKEIYKEFKPKSLLDVGAGPGTAMWAATAIWPDIEKITLFEKDEEMIKIGKVLASNSNLASIKEANWLKVDVIKPFEIPTYDIIIASYSIGELPEDSQQKLIKKLWESTGDILIIIEPGTPIGFLRIKKARELLSSLGAHTIAPCPHDDICPMKDDDWCHFSSRITRSSMHRRVKNGELSYEDEKFSYLCMSHKYIQGIQGRIIRHPQIRKGHVSLEICSKDGLKQVVVTKKDREQYKKARDYKWGSIYS comes from the coding sequence ATGGAATTGCCGAAAGAATTACAAAAAGCAATAGAAAATGAAGCTATGACGTTAACTACAAAAAAACTTGCCGTACTCGTTTCAGATATTTCAAGTCGTTACCGCGAAGGTAAATCATCTACAGATAATAAGTTTTTGCACTCCCGTGATGAAATAATAGCATATATCGTATATAGGATGCCTGCGACATTTGGTACCGTTTATTCTGCCTTATTTCAAGTAAAAGAAATATATAAGGAATTTAAACCTAAATCACTTTTAGACGTAGGTGCTGGCCCTGGAACAGCTATGTGGGCAGCAACTGCCATTTGGCCGGATATAGAAAAAATAACACTATTTGAAAAAGACGAAGAAATGATAAAGATAGGAAAAGTCCTTGCTTCTAATTCAAATCTCGCATCTATCAAAGAGGCAAACTGGTTAAAAGTTGATGTAATAAAGCCATTTGAAATACCTACTTACGATATTATTATAGCATCATATTCCATTGGAGAACTACCAGAAGATAGCCAACAAAAATTAATCAAAAAACTATGGGAAAGTACAGGGGATATATTAATCATCATTGAACCAGGTACGCCTATTGGCTTTTTGCGTATTAAAAAGGCTCGTGAATTATTATCATCATTAGGTGCCCATACAATAGCACCATGTCCCCACGATGATATATGTCCTATGAAAGATGATGACTGGTGCCATTTTTCTTCTCGTATCACACGCTCAAGTATGCATAGGCGGGTTAAAAATGGTGAACTTTCATACGAAGACGAAAAATTTTCTTATTTGTGTATGTCCCATAAATACATACAAGGTATTCAGGGAAGGATAATTAGACATCCACAAATTAGAAAGGGGCACGTATCTCTTGAAATATGCAGTAAAGATGGGCTCAAACAAGTAGTGGTAACAAAAAAGGATCGCGAGCAATATAAAAAAGCTCGCGATTATAAATGGGGTTCAATTTATAGTTAA
- a CDS encoding glycoside hydrolase family 31 protein: MSFWETKDTKRIWYIGEVYDFKRDGNSLLFSTYKGIMRIKILSSNCIRITFNMESKFLDIPSFAVVNEMSTEDFSVEVNSEYFTVSTSEIRVNIYKNDGRIVIHDFDENILSEDMEYGFSWTKDSLKCKKRIAPNSHFYGLGEKTGFLDKKGYKYVMWNTDDPLHTPTKDPLYKSIPFLINFNGQYASGIFVDNTCKIVFNLGEESSEYYTFEVNDCEMDYYFIYGPDIKRVISTYTDLTGKMYLPPKWALGYQQCRWSYYPEEVVRELADTFREKEIPCDVIYLDIDYMDGFRVFTWDPNRFPDPERMLKDLKDKGFKVVTIVDPGVKKDAEYVVYRDGIEKGVFCKKLTGEVYIGKVWPGEAAFPDFSREMTRKWWAEKHTELLGKGVSGIWNDMNEPSDFSINSNKRTECTVPNDVIMENDGHPATFRKYHNCYGLNMCRATFEGFKMIKPDERPFILTRSAYAGIQRYSAVWTGDNHSWWEQLDSSMPMLMNIGMSGVPFVGGDVGGFQGNASPELFARWMQLGTFTPFFRAHTEIDTKPHEPWAFGKEVEDICRKYISLRYKLLPYIYNEFYKASKTGLPIMKPLVMKYPEDENVHNLCNQFLFGDCIMVAPIYRPSTYKRSVYIPAGTWFNYWTDEKYKGNSYIIADAPLDTLPIYVKSGAIIPSIPAMNYVGEKIVDTLTLDIYLGEDSEYCLYEDDGISKKYLEGEYRITCFEQKRTDNGINFTIRPLAKRYTTGRTSYLLRFHGFEEKPMKVEHNDKCETNFDNGVFCIKINDTNEEQILTIK; encoded by the coding sequence ATGAGTTTTTGGGAAACAAAGGATACGAAAAGAATATGGTATATTGGTGAAGTTTATGATTTTAAAAGAGATGGTAACAGCCTATTATTTAGCACATACAAAGGTATTATGAGAATTAAGATTCTTTCTTCAAATTGCATAAGAATAACTTTTAATATGGAAAGTAAATTCTTAGATATCCCCTCTTTTGCCGTTGTTAATGAGATGTCAACAGAAGATTTTAGCGTTGAGGTAAATAGCGAATATTTCACTGTGTCTACAAGTGAAATAAGGGTTAATATTTATAAAAATGATGGAAGAATCGTAATACATGATTTTGATGAAAATATCTTGTCAGAAGATATGGAATATGGCTTCTCTTGGACGAAGGATTCTTTAAAATGCAAAAAGAGAATCGCTCCTAATAGCCATTTTTATGGCCTTGGTGAAAAGACAGGATTTTTGGATAAAAAAGGTTACAAATATGTTATGTGGAATACCGATGATCCATTACATACACCAACAAAAGACCCTCTTTATAAAAGTATCCCTTTTCTTATAAATTTTAATGGGCAATATGCTTCGGGCATATTCGTAGACAACACCTGTAAAATAGTTTTTAATTTAGGTGAAGAAAGCTCCGAATACTATACATTTGAGGTAAATGATTGTGAGATGGATTATTATTTCATATATGGTCCTGACATAAAAAGGGTTATAAGTACATATACAGACCTTACAGGGAAAATGTATTTACCACCAAAATGGGCATTGGGTTACCAACAATGTAGGTGGAGTTACTATCCAGAAGAAGTTGTTAGAGAATTAGCGGATACTTTCAGAGAGAAAGAAATCCCTTGTGATGTTATTTATTTAGATATTGACTACATGGATGGTTTTAGGGTTTTCACTTGGGACCCTAACCGCTTCCCTGATCCTGAAAGAATGCTTAAAGATTTAAAAGACAAGGGATTCAAGGTAGTTACAATAGTTGATCCAGGTGTTAAGAAGGATGCAGAATATGTAGTTTATAGAGATGGCATAGAGAAAGGTGTTTTTTGTAAAAAGCTAACAGGTGAAGTATATATAGGTAAAGTATGGCCTGGAGAAGCCGCTTTTCCTGACTTTTCAAGGGAAATGACACGCAAATGGTGGGCTGAAAAGCACACCGAGTTATTGGGTAAGGGTGTTTCAGGGATATGGAATGATATGAACGAACCAAGTGATTTTTCTATAAATTCTAACAAAAGGACAGAATGTACTGTACCGAATGATGTAATAATGGAAAATGATGGTCATCCAGCTACTTTTAGAAAATATCATAACTGTTACGGCTTAAATATGTGCAGGGCTACATTCGAAGGTTTTAAAATGATAAAGCCTGATGAAAGACCCTTTATATTAACTAGGTCTGCTTATGCAGGTATACAAAGATATTCTGCCGTATGGACGGGTGATAACCACAGCTGGTGGGAGCAATTGGATTCATCAATGCCTATGCTTATGAATATTGGTATGTCAGGTGTACCTTTTGTAGGTGGTGATGTTGGAGGATTCCAAGGCAATGCATCACCAGAATTATTTGCTCGCTGGATGCAGTTAGGGACATTTACGCCATTCTTTAGGGCACATACTGAAATAGACACAAAGCCACATGAGCCATGGGCTTTTGGTAAAGAAGTTGAGGATATTTGTAGGAAATATATTAGTTTAAGGTACAAATTATTGCCGTATATTTATAACGAATTTTATAAAGCTTCTAAAACGGGGTTGCCTATAATGAAGCCACTTGTAATGAAATATCCTGAAGATGAGAATGTACATAATTTGTGTAATCAGTTTTTATTTGGTGACTGCATAATGGTTGCACCAATTTATAGACCGTCAACATATAAGAGAAGTGTTTATATTCCTGCAGGCACATGGTTCAACTATTGGACAGATGAAAAATATAAGGGGAATTCATATATAATTGCTGATGCGCCATTAGATACATTGCCAATATATGTGAAGTCTGGAGCGATTATTCCCTCTATACCCGCTATGAATTACGTAGGAGAGAAAATAGTTGATACTCTTACCTTAGACATTTACTTAGGTGAAGATTCTGAATATTGTCTTTATGAGGATGACGGTATAAGCAAAAAGTACTTAGAGGGAGAATATAGAATAACTTGTTTCGAACAAAAACGTACAGATAATGGCATCAATTTTACAATAAGACCTTTGGCAAAAAGATATACGACTGGTAGGACATCATATCTTTTAAGATTCCATGGATTTGAAGAAAAGCCTATGAAGGTTGAACACAACGATAAATGTGAAACAAATTTTGATAATGGGGTATTTTGTATTAAAATAAATGATACAAATGAAGAGCAAATATTAACAATTAAATAG
- a CDS encoding methylenetetrahydrofolate reductase: MFKDESLCNKLNRGEFIITAEISTPKGADITKTIEEARKLKGIVDALNITDCPMANMRMSPIALAHLLQNHLNIETIFHLTCRDRNLIGLQSELLGAYALGVRNVLALTGDDPSRGDTPTATGVYDVDSIGLLKIVNSLNNGYDYSGNKLESSTEFCIGTTANPNDLTEKAIDKLKSKIDAGVAFIQTQPVYDEDILFKFIKKIEALNIPVLVGVLPLKSYKMAVNLNKKVPGIDVPEHIIEKLKIKGKEEGINIAVEFIKNIRNNVGGIHVMPLGKVDVVADIASRIDNMEFKLSEKKVETN, translated from the coding sequence ATGTTTAAAGATGAAAGCCTTTGTAATAAATTAAACCGAGGTGAGTTTATAATTACCGCTGAAATTTCCACGCCAAAAGGAGCAGATATAACGAAGACAATTGAAGAAGCGAGAAAATTAAAAGGCATTGTAGATGCTTTAAATATAACAGACTGTCCTATGGCAAACATGAGGATGAGCCCTATAGCCTTGGCGCATCTCTTGCAGAATCACTTAAATATTGAAACAATATTTCATCTTACTTGCCGCGATAGAAACTTGATTGGGCTTCAATCAGAGCTCCTTGGTGCATATGCCCTTGGTGTCAGAAATGTACTTGCTTTAACTGGAGATGATCCGTCACGTGGTGATACACCTACAGCTACAGGAGTTTACGATGTCGATTCAATTGGACTTTTAAAGATTGTAAATTCTCTGAATAACGGTTATGATTATAGTGGAAACAAGTTGGAGTCATCTACTGAATTTTGCATTGGAACTACTGCAAATCCCAATGATTTGACTGAAAAAGCGATTGACAAATTAAAAAGCAAAATAGATGCAGGAGTTGCCTTTATACAAACACAACCGGTTTATGACGAAGATATTTTGTTTAAATTTATAAAAAAGATAGAAGCTTTAAATATACCAGTACTTGTTGGCGTACTCCCTCTTAAAAGCTATAAAATGGCTGTTAATTTAAATAAAAAAGTTCCAGGAATAGATGTTCCAGAACATATAATTGAAAAATTAAAAATAAAAGGGAAAGAAGAAGGAATAAATATAGCCGTCGAATTTATTAAGAATATAAGAAACAATGTTGGCGGTATTCATGTTATGCCGCTTGGAAAAGTAGATGTTGTTGCTGATATAGCGAGTAGAATTGATAATATGGAGTTTAAGCTTTCAGAAAAGAAGGTAGAGACAAATTAA